From Rutidosis leptorrhynchoides isolate AG116_Rl617_1_P2 chromosome 3, CSIRO_AGI_Rlap_v1, whole genome shotgun sequence, a single genomic window includes:
- the LOC139900588 gene encoding uncharacterized protein produces the protein MRAHGDNISDKRIVEKILISMTEKYDHIITAIEESKDIETLSSKLKLRSQKSNKEGKRNFEEYSRGGEKPRTGFDQRRKSYPSCGICKKTNHLEKGCFHIGKSQCNNCKRFGHLEKDCRLKRNHRANYTEENEDITENNNQLFYACHDANELRDDAWFIDSGCCNHMTGDEKLFQSINTSMKSRVKLGNGALVDTKGKGTITVQTNNVTLSVNDVLLIPSLANEITDTCESCMMGKQHRKPFPRNKAWRAKGILELVHTDVCGPMRTPSLNQNKYFSLFIGDYSRMTWFTSCVKNQKYLRYSRSSRTS, from the exons atgagagctcATGGAGATAATATAAGTGATAAGaggatcgtagaaaaaatacttatcagtatgacTGAAAAATATGATCATATCATTACTGCTATCGAAGAGTCGAAAGACATCGAGACTCTATCG tctaaactcaaattaCGGTCTCAAAAATCTAATAAAGAGGGGAAAAGAAATTTTGAAGAATACtcgagaggaggagaaaaacccagaaccgggttCGATCAGAGAAGAAAAAGCTACCCTTCATGTGGTATTTGCAAAAAAACAAATCACTTGGAGAAAGGTTGTTTTCACATAGGGAAGTCACAATGCAATAATTGCAAAAGATTTGGACATTTAGAAAAAGATTGTCGTTTAAAACGAAATCACCGGGCTAACTACACGGAAGAAAATGAAGATATAACGGAGAACAACAATCAGCTATTTTATGCTTGCCATGATGCAAATGAGCTAAGAGATGACGCTTGGTTCATCGACAGTGGGTGCTGCAATCACATGACAGGAGATGAGAAACTATTTCAGAGTATCAACACCTCCATGAAGTCCCGCGTCAAGTTAGGGAATGGAGCACTCGTGGATACTAAAGGTAAAGGTACTATAACAgttcaaactaataacgtcacTCTATCTGTTAATGACGTTCTTCTAATACCAAGTTtagcaa ACGAGATCACTGACACGTGTGAAAGTtgtatgatgggcaagcaacatcgaaaacctttccctcgtaACAAAGCCTGGAGAGCGAAAGGTATATTGGAGCTAGTGCACACCGAcgtttgtggaccaatgaggaccccgtctctTAACCAAAACAAGTACTTTAGTCTCTTCATCGGTGATTATTCTCGAATGACGTGGTTTACTTCGTGCGTGAAAAATCAGAAGTATTTACGATATTCAAGAAGTTCAAGAACTTCGTAG